A DNA window from Trypanosoma brucei brucei TREU927 chromosome 11 chr11_scaffold01 genomic scaffold, whole genome shotgun sequence contains the following coding sequences:
- a CDS encoding procyclin-associated gene 2-like protein, putative (similar to GB:AAG59622.1: procyclin-associated gene 2 polypeptide {Trypanosoma brucei;}): protein MHLPTVSVICISIDMLATVVLFVVALGVSVGDINAERAALKLKVAQGVCAATKALKSVHRYTVEKVKEAEGKLEDVQNMVKLAKLKVLREKKAGSVDCRTMAFFLNYTVKKVSGMIELLPKIREQGLNLTASAGIAAGRLEEMINVFHQPSDRQESDIFFCIAGKQGEGVTKSELADCFKGGRDAIDSSHFVAFGDAEATKGWQDIFKEKDGLEGALKKHLTVDDNDPRFTRGEGRGCQLVHGMQGGGYIKDANFTEHMLWGDGILGVKKDGNGTTGYVGSTRGSDYDHDILWEKDPTASVPSLHATVSDYHSFSGLLHKYDTIYRSVTEEWTADLIQRDPEATDLLTASELTVEDVAALNSRTKQEWLSQKHAKEADKEFLMTEIRFCGKLKRRGFIRRMVKKILGGLRISWTSEG from the coding sequence ATGCATTTGCCTACCGTTTCAGTCATTTGTATTTCTATAGACATGCTTGCAACAgtagttttgtttgttgtggcATTGGGAGTTAGCGTCGGTGATATAAACGCCGAGAGGGCGGCGCTGAAGTTGAAGGTAGCTCAAGGGGTTTGTGCAGCAACGAAGGCGCTGAAGTCAGTTCACAGATACACGGTagaaaaggtgaaggaggCTGAGGGAAAATTGGAAGATGTACAGAATATGGTGAAACTGGCGAAACTCAAGGTgctgagggaaaaaaaggctGGTAGTGTCGATTGCAGAACGATGGCGTTTTTCCTCAACTATACAGTGAAGAAGGTGTCCGGTATGATAGAGTTACTTCCGAAAATTAGGGAGCAGGGTTTAAATCTCACGGCGTCAGCGGGTATAGCTGCAGGGAGATTGGAAGAAATGATAAATGTATTTCACCAACCATCTGACAGGCAGGAGAGTGATATCTTTTTCTGCATTGCAGGTAAACAAGGTGAAGGAGTTACAAAAAGCGAATTGGCTGACTGCTTCAAGGGTGGGAGGGATGCGATTGACTCTTCCCATTTTGTGGCCTTTGGTGATGCCGAGGCAACGAAGGGTTGGCAAGATATTTTCAAGGAGAAGGACGGGCTGGAGGGAGCATTGAAGAAACATCTAACAGTGGACGACAACGACCCTAGGTTTAcgaggggggagggacgcGGATGTCAGTTGGTACACGGAATGCAGGGAGGGGGATATATCAAGGATGCGAACTTCACGGAGCACATGCTATGGGGGGATGGTATACTTGGGGTGAAGAAAGATGGAAATGGAACGACTGGATATGTAGGAAGCACGAGGGGTAGCGACTACGATCACGATATTCTTTGGGAGAAGGATCCAACGGCGAGTGTCCCCAGTCTTCACGCAACCGTAAGTGATTACCACTCTTTCAGTGGTTTGCTGCACAAGTATGACACCATTTACCGCAGTGTTACAGAGGAGTGGACTGCAGATTTAATCCAGAGAGATCCCGAGGCTACTGATTTGCTAACCGCATCGGAGCTCACCGTCGAGGACGTTGCTGCACTCAACAGCCGCACGAAGCAGGAGTGGCTTTCCCAGAAACACGCCAAGGAAGCGGACAAGGAGTTTCTAATGACAGAGATACGATTTTGCGGGAAACTGAAACGAAGGGGATTCATCAGACGAATGGTGAAGAAGATCCTTGGCGGACTTCGTATAAGTTGGACATCGGAGGGTTAG
- a CDS encoding procyclin-associated gene 4 protein (GPI-Anchor Signal predicted for Tb11.01.6220 by DGPI v2.04 with cleavage site probability 0.59159994 near 343; similar to GB:AAG59623.1: procyclin-associated gene 4 polypeptide {Trypanosoma brucei;}), producing the protein MRFMLRLVMLLGVPVVFADVATIDNKPLSNKTVESICDLSKMLKFGVRAYVLSKTREVEEKLKEVTIVGNYAKLKMLTGNLSGFECAQKKIYVTHTLETKRARISDLFRDMWSTGAKLVGSSGLVAGRLDELVNVFASAWANESHYCAQGFKKIVTCNTSKDSSVSLEDFDRKGLASIVDETLSINSDEVLENKSTSCLLTQGFNGGGYLKYSNSQDQTKSSGLKRNLVWGDGIFGIRRDGNGSTSSQGIVSSAEYPTDVMWEHQPSKMIPIIKSTVKDFVDFQKGFKEIGVELRALFKELKAKGMMTTVADSDIADSDQQLLNHNFKMCGKFSVGKGDYFKGSGVVGHTTLGGNCMRAVFFVFSVVLW; encoded by the coding sequence ATGAGGTTCATGCTAAGGTTAGTTATGTTGCTTGGTGTCCCCGTTGTATTTGCGGATGTGGCTACTATTGATAACAAACCACTGTCTAACAAAACAGTAGAGAGCATTTGTGATTTGTCAAAGATGTTGAAATTTGGGGTTCGTGCTTATGTCCTCAGTAAGACAAGGGAAGTGGAAGAGAAGTTGAAAGAGGTGACAATAGTAGGGAATTATGCGAAGCTGAAGATGCTGACGGGTAATTTAAGTGGCTTTGAGTGCgcccaaaagaaaatatacgTTACACATACACTGGAAACGAAAAGGGCAAGGATCAGTGATTTGTTTAGGGACATGTGGAGCACAGGGGCGAAGCTGGTAGGCTCGTCAGGTCTTGTAGCAGGGAGGTTGGACGAGTTGGTAAATGTGTTTGCAAGTGCATGGGCGAACGAAAGTCATTACTGTGCCCAaggctttaaaaaaattgttactTGCAATACATCAAAAGATAGTAGTGTGTCCTTAGAAGATTTTGACCGCAAGGGTCTAGCAAGTATTGTGGATGAAACACTCAGCATTAACAGCGATGAAGTGTTAGAAAACAAGAGCACTAGTTGCCTGCTAACTCAGGGGTTCAATGGGGGAGGATATCTGAAATACTCAAACAGCCAAGATCAAACTAAGAGTTCCGGACTGAAAAGGAATCTTGTTTGGGGTGACGGAATATTTGGTATCAGGAGAGACGGAAATGGTAGTACCTCGTCTCAAGGTATTGTTTCTAGTGCAGAGTATCCGACGGATGTCATGTGGGAGCACCAGCCATCAAAAATGATTCCCATTATCAAATCGACAGTGAAAGATTTTGTAGACTTTCAAAAAGGCTTTAAGGAAATTGGCGTTGAGTTGAGGGCCCTTTTTAAGGAGTTGAAAGCGAAGGGTATGATGACCACTGTGGCTGACAGTGATATTGCCGACAGTGATCAGCAGCTACTGAACCACAATTTCAAGATGTGCGGGAAGTTTTCTGTTGGAAAGGGAGATTATTTTAAAGGGAGTGGGGTAGTGGGTCATACCACGTTGGGTGGAAACTGCATgcgtgctgttttttttgtattctcTGTGGTATTGTGGTAA
- a CDS encoding expression site-associated gene 2 (ESAG2) protein, putative (GPI-Anchor Signal predicted for Tb11.01.6230 by DGPI v2.04 with cleavage site probability 0.20879999 near 465): MSALLFVVWKHLFCLRDPNISHKLLIFKVRMEKLGILLLATTTFVVGTTTENKENLRNQQEFNQLCRILRLVEGDPGQVVKEPPNLGILIEVLQKMVKATFVKESSYQEAVDAREKWKSTDSTVETKNIMDKQRADDLVRYKITHEKLKKLLAKAKMLVSRIKEERYLAYVSRNAALEKMAKVVYGSSAEKMFRNETEFEKFLANSQGTIVGKTAKETCGMSNDKMKNVSFAGYSLVGDFFCLCVGENNNATLCDKSFSGPREEHKWTKVMFEDKLVDFAAGWFKIRGLCYVNATSGIKDVVTPENISTEIVAFNKMLGRQRDDVQIYRREAESYRQYILGRVEQVGFTDSAICTGEHQHMCVNYAQCLVSNKGIPWQLKLMEAEEDLEDVEKHNMEVHVLIGRLDKLIEKIKKAAEQLSQEMEGIDVAVEKVQLLEEEIEENETTGKSEATAGEFNDNAQPEEGSLDKCEYWGMFSILFGVVAFSLV; encoded by the coding sequence ATGAGTgctctcctttttgttgtatggAAACACTTATTCTGCTTACGCGATCCAAATATTTCTCATAaacttttaatttttaaagtGAGAATGGAAAAGCTTGGAATATTGCTTTTGGCTACCACTACGTTTGTAGTTGGGACAACTAcggaaaataaggaaaaccTCCGCAATCAGCAAGAATTTAATCAACTATGCAGGATTTTGAGACTTGTGGAAGGGGATCCAGGACAAGTCGTTAAGGAGCCTCCAAACTTGGGAATCCTCATAGAAGTGCTCCAAAAAATGGTGAAGGCAACCTTTGTAAAGGAGTCGTCTTACCAAGAAGCAGTTGATGCAAGGGAAAAATGGAAGAGCACAGACAGTACGGTCGAAACAAAGAATATTATGGATAAGCAACGTGCGGATGATTTGGTGAGGTATAAGATTACACACGAGAAACTCAAGAAACTCCTCGCGAAAGCCAAGATGCTGGTGAGCAGGATCAAGGAGGAAAGGTACTTGGCATATGTATCGAGGAATGCTGCACTAGAGAAGATGGCGAAAGTTGTATATGGAAGCAGCGCAGAAAAAATGTTCAGGAATGAAACTGAATTTGAAAAGTTTTTGGCCAATTCACAAGGCACAATAGTGGGTAAAACGGCCAAGGAGACATGTGGGATGTCAAATGATAAAATGAAGAATGTAAGTTTTGCGGGTTACTCACTGGTTGGAGACTTTTTCTGCTTGTGTGTTggtgaaaataataatgccACGCTATGCGACAAAAGCTTCAGTGGACCCAGGGAGGAGCATAAGTGGACAAAAGTGATGTTTGAGGACAAACTTGTTGACTTTGCTGCTGGTTGGTTTAAGATAAGAGGTTTGTGTTATGTCAATGCCACGAGTGGAATAAAGGATGTGGTAACTCCAGAAAATATTAGCACGGAGATTGTAGCCTTCAACAAGATGCTTGGAAGACAGCGGGATGATGTTCAAATTTATCGAAGAGAAGCCGAATCATATCGACAGTACATTCTTGGGAGGGTTGAGCAAGTAGGATTTACTGACAGTGCAATATGCACTGGAGAGCACCAgcatatgtgtgtaaatTACGCACAATGCTTGGTCTCGAATAAAGGTATTCCATGGCAACTCAAGCTAATggaggcagaggaggatCTAGAGGATGTGGAAAAACATAACATGGAGGTGCATGTGCTAATTGGGAGGTTGGATAAACTCATTGAGAAAATCAAGAAAGCAGCAGAGCAACTCAGTCAAGAGATGGAAGGAATTGATGTTGCAGTTGAGAAGGTTCAGTTGCTGGAGGAAGAGAtcgaagaaaatgaaaccaCGGGAAAAAGTGAGGCAACCGCAGGAGAGTTTAATGATAATGCGCAACCTGAGGAGGGGAGTTTAGATAAATGTGAATATTGGGGTATGTTTTCTATTTTGTTCGGGGTTGTAGCATTTAGCCTCGTgtaa
- a CDS encoding expression site-associated gene (ESAG) protein, putative (GPI-Anchor Signal predicted for Tb11.01.6240 by DGPI v2.04 with cleavage site probability 0.172 near 432): MRSEIVLVVGLFLTVLFSSPQGDLAGYKWSTESINWSAITKLIGVNDEYHNAGEFEALCKIYRITQAEAPQPFFKNREREGEIVKKLQEMISETEAAGGNKVLNKSANSTTAYQEIKKLLEKAKKLKEEIEVNRTKALNASRSAEENMLRAVYGDAVDVARNGNKTLEEAMRGNKSLLFNSVDDAGTSCGSYGEKLVGKTLINDFFCLCVGEAKNVKIKQNLLHPGHVTPYDGVYNGYNCPCKDEIRRPKSGSWTMMAEYCKGGEDICNPDNVTYDHTEAWDVISKACVYKNVASNVKTLKSALAQFDALLNLEQDEYQVRGIFGYVRTENNENRTCTGHTAGFTCVSYNHTLENGGIPWYNRLTNATEQLQEMAKYAKEADSHLHELEEYQHEAEEIFLEVKLGGDAELWKNSRAQGESDSEGYDTGVNNDGLTHLNVETGGFTLLILSLICIF, translated from the coding sequence atgaggAGTGAAATAGTGCTTGTTGTTGGGTTGTTTTTAACTGTTTTATTCTCTTCTCCACAGGGTGATTTGGCTGGATATAAATGGAGCACAGAATCTATTAACTGGAGTGCGATTACGAAACTCATTGGAGTCAATGACGAGTACCATAACGCTGGCGAGTTCGAAGCTCTTTGCAAGATTTACAGAATCACGCAGGCAGAAGCCCCGCAGCCTTTCTTTAAGAATCGTGAGAGGGAAGGTGAGATTGTGAAGAAGTTGCAGGAAATGATCAGTGAGACGGAGGCTGCGGGTGGTAATAAAGTTTTGAATAAATCAGCTAACAGCACAACAGCATATCAGGAGATAAAGAAACTTCTTGAAAAGGCGAAaaagctgaaggaagaaatagaagTCAACAGGACAAAAGCCTTGAATGCAAGTCGCtctgctgaagaaaatatgcTGAGGGCTGTGTATGGCGATGCTGTGGATGTGGCAAGAAATGGGAATAAAACATTGGAGGAGGCCATGAGGGGAAACAAGTCACTGCTGTTCAATAGTGTTGATGATGCAGGTACAAGTTGTGGTTCTTACGGAGAGAAGCTGGTTGGCAAGACACTAATCAATGACTTTTTCTGCCTATGTGTGGGAGAGGCTAAGAACgtgaaaataaagcaaaatcTTCTGCACCCCGGGCATGTCACACCTTATGACGGTGTGTATAATGGATACAATTGTCCCTGCAAGGATGAAATAAGGAGACCGAAAAGCGGCAGTTGGACTATGATGGCTGAATATTGTAAAGGTGGCGAAGACATTTGTAACCCTGACAACGTAACATATGACCATACTGAAGCATGGGACGTGATCAGTAAAGCTTGTGTATACAAAAATGTTGCATCTAATGTAAAAACCTTGAAGAGTGCACTGGCTCAGTTTGATGCGTTGTTGAATTTGGAACAGGATGAGTATCAAGTCAGGGGTATTTTTGGTTATGTTAGAACGGAAAATAACGAAAATCGCACGTGCACAGGTCACACTGCTGGGTTTACATGTGTCAGTTACAATCACACACTTGAAAATGGTGGAATTCCTTGGTACAACCGCCTTACTAATGCTACCGAGCAACTACAAGAAATGGCAAAGTATGCCAAAGAAGCTGACAGTCATCTTCATGAATTGGAAGAGTACCAACAtgaggcagaggaaataTTTCTTGAGGTGAAacttggtggtgatgcaGAGCTGTGGAAAAATAGCCGAGCTCAAGGTGAAAGTGACAGTGAAGGTTATGATACTGGGGTAAATAATGATGGACTTACTCATTTGAATGTGGAAACTGGGGGGTTTacattattaattttatCTCTTATTTGTATCTTTTAG
- a CDS encoding expression site-associated gene (ESAG) protein, putative (GPI-Anchor Signal predicted for Tb11.01.6250 by DGPI v2.04 with cleavage site probability 1.2470001 near 348): MSLFIAAVYLTALTVVEVVMGKHAGKAMTEKDAETLCNLSYALRVVSADIQRKQKDATAKVDEVREWRHRHGVKGRTWKAIVQGLEKIRVVNESYMEGIKKTYGEMEKIMNGTDSALLIMDTSFLSIVRVSYHVVNASESIGQVLRDLVVMFEKTKDEKDSWCCLVKGKEALSGEGCGNGGDGNDQKYKVVGIPEKCKTSVTVNTTSEGIMTLLKEHERSQEIEFTTNERPNCWIMGTEKVANGGAGSFIVGATGGFVTYRNGDAVTLRSQNMIPELIKNYTLVRKGYESIKDKYNKLKPNFGPFDEHENQLKELLTQSPMVRRYFKESGKKRKGGEDDDDVIDDEGSSMRKQWAAAGVISRCSSSFVALSFCTVL; this comes from the coding sequence ATGTCTCTGTTTATTGCAGCGGTGTATTTGACAGCGTTGACCGTGGTTGAGGTGGTCATGGGGAAGCATGCTGGTAAGGCCATGACTGAGAAGGATGCCGAGACATTGTGTAATCTTAGCTATGCTTTGAGGGTTGTGAGCGCTGACATtcaaagaaagcaaaaagatgCGACTGCAAAGGTGGATGAAGTGCGAGAGTGGCGGCACCGGCATGGTGTAAAGGGGAGGACATGGAAAGCAATAGTACAGGGTTTGGAGAAGATAAGGGTTGTTAATGAAAGTTACATGGAAGGtataaagaaaacatatggggaaatggaaaagataatGAACGGTACGGATAGTGCCCTTTTGATAATGGATACTAGTTTTTTAAGCATTGTGAGAGTGTCCTATCATGTTGTGAATGCGTCAGAATCTATTGGACAGGTATTGAGGGATCTGGTGGTGATGTTTGAGAAAAcgaaggatgaaaaagataGTTGGTGCTGTTTGGTGAAAGGTAAAGAAGCGTTGAGTGGCGAAGGATGTGGAAATGGTGGGGATGGTAATGATCAGAAATACAAAGTGGTTGGTATACCCGAAAAATGTAAGACATCTGTTACTGTGAATACAACGAGCGAAGGAATAATGACATTACTAAAAGAACATGAGAGAAGTCAAGAAATCGAATTTACAACTAATGAGAGACCGAATTGCTGGATCATGGGTACGGAAAAAGTTGCTAATGGAGGAGCTGGATCTTTCATAGTGGGAGCTACTGGAGGCTTTGTTACGTACCGTAACGGCGATGCTGTTACTCTGAGATCTCAGAATATGATACCCGAACTCATCAAGAACTACACCTTAGTTAGAAAGGGATATGAAAGTATCAAGGACAAATACAATAAGTTAAAACCAAATTTTGGACCTTTTGATGAACACGAAAACCAACTAAAAGAATTGTTAACTCAGAGCCCGATGGTACGTAGGTATTTCAAGGAGAGTGGGAAGAAGCGCAAGGGAGgtgaggatgatgatgatgtaaTAGATGATGAAGGATCCTCCATGAGAAAACAATGGGCGGCAGCAGGCGTAATCTCTCGCTGCAGTTCTAGTTTTGTAGCTTTATCATTTTGCACGGTATTGTAG